One genomic segment of Desmodus rotundus isolate HL8 chromosome 5, HLdesRot8A.1, whole genome shotgun sequence includes these proteins:
- the RCOR2 gene encoding REST corepressor 2 isoform X1, whose amino-acid sequence MPSVMEKPSAGSGILSRSRAKTAPNGGQPHSEDDSSEEEHSHDSMIRVGTNYQAVIPECKPESPARYSNKELKGMLVWSPNHCVSDAKLDKYIAMAKEKHGYNIEQALGMLLWHKHDVEKSLADLANFTPFPDEWTVEDKVLFEQAFGFHGKCFQRIQQMLPDKLIPSLVKYYYSWKKTRSRTSVMDRQARRLGGRKDKEESDELEEGRGTVSEGEPDAGDPKREPLPSRPLNARPGPGKKEAQGSQYRHHPLRTRRRPPKGMYLSPEGLTAVSGSPDLANLTLRGLDSQLISLKRQVQSMKQTNSSLRQALEGGIDPLRPPEANTKFNSRWTTDEQLLAVQAIRRYGKDFGAIAEVIGNKTLTQVKTFFVSYRRRFNLEEVLQEWEAEQDGAPGAPVPMEEARRGAPLPASALEEDDEVQITSVSTSVPRSVPPAPHPPPAPTSLSQPPPLLRPPLPTAPTLLRQPPPLQQGRFLQPRLAPNQPPPPLIRPALAASRHSARPGPQPPPTLIGAPLEPPAPPL is encoded by the exons ATGCCCTCGGTGATGGAGAAACCTAGCGCGGGCTCCGGGATCCTGTCCCGCAGCCGGGCCAAGACGGCGCCCAACGGCGGACAGCCTCACTCGGAGGATGACAGCAGCGAGGAGGAACACTCGCACG ACAGCATGATCCGCGTTGGAACCAATTACCAGGCCGTAATTCCGGAGTGCAAGCCTG AGAGCCCTGCACGCTACAGCAACAAGGAGCTGAAGGGGATGCTGGTGTGGTCGCCCAACCACTGTGTGTCTGATGCCAAGC TTGACAAGTACATCGCGATGGCCAAGGAGAAGCACGGCTACAACATTGAGCAG GCACTGGGCATGCTCCTGTGGCATAAGCATGATGTAGAAAAGTCGCTGGCCGACCTGGCCAACTTCACCCCGTTTCCTGACGAGTGGACTGTGGAGGACAAGGTGCTGTTTGAACAGGCCTTTGGCTTCCATGGCAAGTGCTTCCAGCGGATCCAGCAGATG CTGCCTGACAAGCTGATCCCCAGCCTGGTGAAGTATTACTACTCTTGGAAGAAGACCCGCAGCCGAACCAGCGTGATGGACAGACAGGCTCGGCGGCTGGGGGGCCGAAAGGACAAAGAAGAGAG TGATGAGCTTGAAGAGGGACGAGGAACTGTGAGTGAGGGAGAGCCAGACGCTGGAGACCCCAAGAGAGAG CCTCTGCCCTCTAGGCCCCTGAATGCCCGCCCAGGACCTGGGAAGAAGGAGGCCCAGGGGTCTCAGTATCGCCACCACCCACTGAGAACCCGGCGGCGCCCACCCAAGGGCATGTACCTGAGCCCAGAGGGCCTCACTGCTGTGTCGGGAAGCCCGGACCTTGCCAACCTCACGCTCCGAGGCCTTGACTCCCAGCTCATCTCCCTCAAGCGCCAG GTGCAAAGCATGAAGCAGACCAATAGCAGCCTCCGCCAAGCCCTGGAGGGCGGCATCGATCCACTGCGTCCCCCCGAG GCCAACACCAAGTTCAACTCCCGCTGGACCACAGACGAGCAGCTCCTGGCTGTGCAAG CCATCCGTAGGTATGGCAAAGACTTTGGGGCTATTGCAGAGGTGATTGGGAACAAGACTTTGACCCAGGTGAAGACCTTCTTTGTGAGCTACCGGCGCCGCTTCAATCTGGAGGAGGTGCTGCAGGAGTGGGAGGCCGAGCAGGATGGGGCTCCTGGAGCCCCGGTCCCCATGGAGGAGGCTAGGAGAGGGGCTCCCTTGCCAGCCTCAGCCCTAGAGGAAGATGATGAG gTCCAGATTACGTCCGTCTCCACATCTGTGCCCAGATCCGTGCCCCCTGCACCGCACCCCCCTCCAGCTCCCACTTCACtgtcccagccacccccactgcTGAGGCCACCTTTGCCCACAGCTCCCACCCTGCTTCGCCAGCCACCTCCACTACAGCAGGGCCGCTTCCTCCAGCCTCGGCTGGCCCCCAACCAGCCCCCACCACCTCTTATTCGCCCTGCTCTGGCTGCCTCCCGCCACAGtgcccgccctggccctcagcccccacccaccctgatCGGAGCccccctggagcctccagcaCCCCCACTTTGA
- the RCOR2 gene encoding REST corepressor 2 isoform X2, which produces MPSVMEKPSAGSGILSRSRAKTAPNGGQPHSEDDSSEEEHSHDSMIRVGTNYQAVIPECKPESPARYSNKELKGMLVWSPNHCVSDAKLDKYIAMAKEKHGYNIEQALGMLLWHKHDVEKSLADLANFTPFPDEWTVEDKVLFEQAFGFHGKCFQRIQQMLPDKLIPSLVKYYYSWKKTRSRTSVMDRQARRLGGRKDKEESDELEEGRGTVSEGEPDAGDPKREPLPSRPLNARPGPGKKEAQGSQYRHHPLRTRRRPPKGMYLSPEGLTAVSGSPDLANLTLRGLDSQLISLKRQVQSMKQTNSSLRQALEGGIDPLRPPEANTKFNSRWTTDEQLLAVQGPDYVRLHICAQIRAPCTAPPSSSHFTVPATPTAEATFAHSSHPASPATSTTAGPLPPASAGPQPAPTTSYSPCSGCLPPQCPPWPSAPTHPDRSPPGASSTPTLSPEALLQPEAPEHLCWTCLGTSGFAEDRRD; this is translated from the exons ATGCCCTCGGTGATGGAGAAACCTAGCGCGGGCTCCGGGATCCTGTCCCGCAGCCGGGCCAAGACGGCGCCCAACGGCGGACAGCCTCACTCGGAGGATGACAGCAGCGAGGAGGAACACTCGCACG ACAGCATGATCCGCGTTGGAACCAATTACCAGGCCGTAATTCCGGAGTGCAAGCCTG AGAGCCCTGCACGCTACAGCAACAAGGAGCTGAAGGGGATGCTGGTGTGGTCGCCCAACCACTGTGTGTCTGATGCCAAGC TTGACAAGTACATCGCGATGGCCAAGGAGAAGCACGGCTACAACATTGAGCAG GCACTGGGCATGCTCCTGTGGCATAAGCATGATGTAGAAAAGTCGCTGGCCGACCTGGCCAACTTCACCCCGTTTCCTGACGAGTGGACTGTGGAGGACAAGGTGCTGTTTGAACAGGCCTTTGGCTTCCATGGCAAGTGCTTCCAGCGGATCCAGCAGATG CTGCCTGACAAGCTGATCCCCAGCCTGGTGAAGTATTACTACTCTTGGAAGAAGACCCGCAGCCGAACCAGCGTGATGGACAGACAGGCTCGGCGGCTGGGGGGCCGAAAGGACAAAGAAGAGAG TGATGAGCTTGAAGAGGGACGAGGAACTGTGAGTGAGGGAGAGCCAGACGCTGGAGACCCCAAGAGAGAG CCTCTGCCCTCTAGGCCCCTGAATGCCCGCCCAGGACCTGGGAAGAAGGAGGCCCAGGGGTCTCAGTATCGCCACCACCCACTGAGAACCCGGCGGCGCCCACCCAAGGGCATGTACCTGAGCCCAGAGGGCCTCACTGCTGTGTCGGGAAGCCCGGACCTTGCCAACCTCACGCTCCGAGGCCTTGACTCCCAGCTCATCTCCCTCAAGCGCCAG GTGCAAAGCATGAAGCAGACCAATAGCAGCCTCCGCCAAGCCCTGGAGGGCGGCATCGATCCACTGCGTCCCCCCGAG GCCAACACCAAGTTCAACTCCCGCTGGACCACAGACGAGCAGCTCCTGGCTGTGCAAG gTCCAGATTACGTCCGTCTCCACATCTGTGCCCAGATCCGTGCCCCCTGCACCGCACCCCCCTCCAGCTCCCACTTCACtgtcccagccacccccactgcTGAGGCCACCTTTGCCCACAGCTCCCACCCTGCTTCGCCAGCCACCTCCACTACAGCAGGGCCGCTTCCTCCAGCCTCGGCTGGCCCCCAACCAGCCCCCACCACCTCTTATTCGCCCTGCTCTGGCTGCCTCCCGCCACAGtgcccgccctggccctcagcccccacccaccctgatCGGAGCccccctggagcctccagcaCCCCCACTTTGAGCCCTGAGGCTCTTCTCCAACCAGAGGCTCCAGAACACCTTTGCTGGACGTGTTTGGGCACCTCTGGCTTCGCAGAGGACAGGAGGGACTAG